The Aquidulcibacter paucihalophilus genome has a window encoding:
- a CDS encoding agmatinase family protein has translation MTLEDSDALGWRSVADLIGDHPEANVALIGAGLNERSLTPGRCDLGPKAFRAVLPRFSTYDVETGRTLEAKVHDAGDLPLKAVTPADAFGPVRDATAAQVQRGLTVLIGGNNAITRPGVHGLGLARAGLLTLDAHFDLRDTDQGLTNGNPVQALLEDGLAGERISQIGLAPFANTKRAHDKAKAAGISVRTARACRERGMAVVVAEELERLSGLCEVIYVDFDIDVIDRGQWPASPGARPGGVSVQDFFDATRVIGAHPKVRAVDLTEYDPSLEIGDLGSLTAGRWFCELLAGFETR, from the coding sequence ATGACCTTGGAAGACTCAGACGCGCTGGGCTGGCGCAGCGTCGCCGACCTGATCGGTGATCACCCTGAAGCGAACGTCGCCCTGATCGGCGCGGGGCTCAATGAGCGGTCGTTGACGCCGGGGCGGTGTGACCTGGGGCCGAAGGCATTCCGTGCCGTGCTGCCGCGGTTCTCGACCTATGATGTCGAGACGGGCCGGACGCTGGAGGCGAAGGTTCATGACGCGGGCGATCTGCCGCTGAAGGCGGTCACGCCGGCCGATGCGTTCGGGCCGGTGCGCGATGCGACGGCGGCGCAGGTCCAGCGCGGGCTGACCGTGCTGATCGGGGGCAATAATGCGATCACGCGACCGGGCGTGCACGGTCTCGGGCTGGCGCGGGCGGGCCTGCTGACGCTGGATGCCCATTTCGACCTGCGGGACACCGATCAGGGCCTGACCAACGGCAATCCGGTGCAGGCGCTGCTGGAAGACGGGCTGGCCGGCGAGCGGATCAGCCAGATCGGCCTGGCGCCGTTCGCCAATACGAAGCGGGCGCACGACAAGGCGAAGGCGGCGGGAATATCGGTGCGGACGGCGCGGGCCTGTCGCGAGCGGGGCATGGCCGTGGTCGTGGCCGAGGAGCTGGAGCGGCTGTCGGGGCTCTGCGAGGTCATCTATGTCGATTTCGACATCGATGTGATCGACCGCGGCCAGTGGCCGGCCTCGCCGGGCGCAAGGCCGGGTGGCGTGTCCGTGCAGGACTTCTTCGACGCGACGCGGGTGATCGGGGCGCATCCCAAGGTGCGGGCGGTGGACCTGACCGAATACGATCCGTCGCTGGAGATCGGCGACCTCGGCTCGCTGACGGCGGGGCGGTGGTTCTGCGAACTGCTGGCGGGGTTTGAGACGCGATGA
- the hutI gene encoding imidazolonepropionase: protein MRADRLITDCRLATMAQGGAAYGAIEDGALLVRDGRIVWAGARTDLPAHEAVETDRLDGRWVTPGLVDCHTHLVFGGDRSGEFEQRLGGATYEEIARAGGGIVSSVAATRAASEDQLYASALGRLAGLKATGVTTVEIKSGYGLDHDSELKMLRVARRIGREAGVRVRTSYLGLHAVPPEWKTDRARYVDLAVDDILPAAHAEGLVDAVDAYCEPIAFSTEEVARLFDRARALCLPVKLHADQLSDGGGAALAARYGALSADHVEHSDEAGVKAMAGAGVVAVLLPGAWLMLRETVLPPMDLFRQYGVAMAVATDCNPGTSPLASMTAAINLACVQFRLTPEEALAGATRIAARALGLEGEIGTLEAGKAADLAVWDIERPAELAYWLGKPLLARRMVGGAWDA from the coding sequence ATCCGCGCGGACCGGCTCATCACGGACTGCCGTCTGGCCACGATGGCTCAAGGCGGCGCGGCCTATGGCGCGATCGAGGACGGGGCGCTGCTGGTCCGGGACGGGCGGATCGTCTGGGCCGGGGCGCGGACCGATCTACCGGCGCATGAGGCGGTGGAGACAGACCGGCTGGACGGGCGCTGGGTCACGCCGGGGCTGGTGGATTGTCACACGCATCTGGTGTTCGGCGGCGACCGGTCAGGCGAGTTCGAACAGCGGCTGGGCGGGGCGACATACGAGGAGATCGCGCGGGCCGGGGGCGGGATCGTTTCCTCTGTGGCGGCGACGCGGGCGGCCTCGGAGGACCAGCTTTATGCGAGCGCGCTGGGGCGGCTGGCCGGGCTGAAGGCGACGGGGGTCACGACGGTCGAGATCAAGTCGGGCTACGGGCTGGATCACGACAGCGAGCTGAAGATGCTGCGCGTGGCGCGGCGGATCGGGCGCGAGGCGGGGGTGCGGGTGCGCACGAGCTATCTGGGTCTGCACGCCGTGCCGCCGGAGTGGAAGACGGACCGGGCGCGCTATGTCGATCTGGCGGTGGACGACATCCTGCCGGCGGCCCACGCCGAGGGACTGGTCGATGCGGTCGACGCCTATTGCGAGCCGATTGCCTTCTCGACCGAAGAGGTGGCACGGCTGTTCGACAGGGCGCGGGCACTGTGTCTGCCGGTCAAGCTGCATGCGGACCAGCTGTCGGACGGCGGCGGGGCGGCGCTGGCGGCGCGCTACGGGGCCCTGTCGGCGGACCATGTCGAGCACTCGGACGAGGCCGGGGTGAAGGCCATGGCCGGGGCCGGTGTCGTCGCCGTGCTGTTGCCGGGGGCCTGGCTGATGCTGCGGGAGACGGTGCTTCCGCCGATGGACCTGTTCCGTCAGTACGGCGTGGCGATGGCGGTGGCGACGGACTGCAATCCGGGGACGTCGCCGCTCGCCTCGATGACGGCGGCGATCAATCTGGCCTGCGTGCAGTTCCGGCTGACGCCCGAGGAGGCGCTGGCGGGGGCGACACGGATCGCGGCGCGGGCGCTCGGGCTCGAGGGCGAGATCGGCACGCTGGAAGCGGGCAAGGCGGCCGATCTGGCGGTCTGGGACATCGAACGGCCGGCGGAGCTGGCCTACTGGCTGGGCAAGCCGCTGCTGGCGCGGCGGATGGTCGGCGGGGCCTGGGACGCCTGA
- a CDS encoding nitroreductase, with protein sequence MTDADLGATLPLPVPSAEMQDRLARRRSAPAQSLTAPGPSPVEIERLLQLGARTPDHGKLFPWRFVVMGPQSRADLARALAPLAAHQLDPGKATKVLSKLTAPPLTILVLSVPIAGHKVPEWEQQLSAGAVCMNLEHAANALGYAASWITDWYSYDPAALALYDVRAGERVAGFIHIGTLAEPPLERPRPDVTALTTWRD encoded by the coding sequence ATGACCGACGCCGATCTGGGAGCGACCCTCCCCCTGCCCGTCCCGTCCGCCGAGATGCAGGACCGCCTCGCGCGGCGCCGCTCGGCCCCGGCCCAGTCGCTGACAGCGCCCGGCCCGTCGCCGGTCGAGATCGAACGCCTCCTGCAGCTCGGCGCCCGCACGCCCGACCATGGCAAGCTCTTCCCCTGGCGGTTCGTGGTCATGGGCCCGCAGAGCCGCGCCGACCTCGCCCGCGCCCTCGCCCCACTTGCCGCACATCAGCTCGACCCCGGCAAGGCAACCAAGGTGCTGTCGAAGCTGACCGCCCCGCCCCTGACCATTCTGGTGCTCTCCGTCCCGATCGCCGGCCACAAGGTGCCGGAGTGGGAGCAGCAGCTCTCGGCCGGTGCCGTCTGTATGAACCTCGAACACGCCGCCAATGCCCTGGGCTACGCCGCCAGCTGGATCACCGACTGGTACAGCTACGACCCGGCCGCCCTGGCCCTCTATGATGTCCGTGCGGGCGAGCGGGTGGCGGGCTTCATCCACATCGGGACCCTCGCCGAGCCGCCCCTAGAACGCCCCCGTCCGGACGTGACGGCGCTGACCACCTGGCGCGACTGA
- a CDS encoding NUDIX hydrolase yields MSDSHKTFDDDRPRPAWDDGSDRPPPWRDAGSAVTFENPWLRMTRHDATAPTGVKADYVVMRPRNLSVGVLPVHADGTVTLVGQQRFALMNWSWEMPEGGAPFDEDPIEGARRELMEEAGLEAAHWASAYKAEMSNSVTDERAMAWIAWGLTPVPVAPDPTEIIRVIRVPFGDLLREIGTGAIRDMFTLATALRAYHMAWEGELPPELAKAMLASV; encoded by the coding sequence ATGAGCGACTCTCACAAGACCTTTGACGACGACCGCCCGCGGCCCGCGTGGGACGACGGCAGCGACCGGCCGCCGCCGTGGCGGGACGCCGGCTCGGCGGTGACGTTCGAGAATCCGTGGCTCCGAATGACCCGGCATGATGCGACGGCACCGACGGGGGTGAAGGCCGACTATGTGGTCATGCGGCCGCGCAATCTGTCGGTCGGGGTGCTGCCGGTGCATGCGGACGGCACCGTGACCCTGGTAGGCCAGCAGCGGTTCGCCCTGATGAACTGGTCGTGGGAGATGCCCGAGGGCGGGGCCCCGTTCGACGAGGACCCGATCGAGGGCGCGCGTCGGGAACTGATGGAGGAGGCGGGGCTGGAGGCCGCGCACTGGGCCTCGGCCTACAAGGCGGAGATGAGCAACTCCGTCACCGACGAGCGGGCCATGGCCTGGATCGCCTGGGGCCTGACGCCCGTACCGGTCGCGCCGGACCCGACCGAGATCATCCGGGTGATCCGCGTACCGTTCGGCGACCTGCTGCGCGAGATCGGAACCGGGGCGATCCGGGACATGTTCACGCTGGCGACGGCGCTGCGGGCCTACCATATGGCATGGGAAGGCGAACTGCCGCCCGAACTGGCGAAGGCCATGCTGGCGAGCGTATGA
- the cysE gene encoding serine O-acetyltransferase translates to MPRLEIVAQRPDCWSDLRASAEAATRDEPHLASQMSAVILAHNDLASALSFQIGRKLGDSELGPMSVREVCRDAFAADPSIVAAAEADLQAVAERDPAIKTLLQPFLYFKGFQALQAWRVSHWLWTQGRETLAFHFQSRISELFQVDIHPAAKLGSGLFLDHGTGIVIGETAVVGDEVSMLHAVTLGGTGADRGDRHPKIGKGVLLGAGAKVLGNITVGDYAKVASGSVVLKPVPAHCTVAGVPARLVNCPTDATPARTMDHTLADIVYDFVI, encoded by the coding sequence ATGCCCAGGCTCGAAATCGTTGCGCAGCGGCCGGACTGCTGGTCCGACCTGCGCGCCTCCGCCGAAGCGGCGACGCGGGATGAGCCGCATCTGGCGTCCCAGATGAGCGCCGTCATTCTGGCGCACAACGACCTGGCCAGCGCCCTGAGTTTCCAGATCGGACGCAAGCTGGGGGACAGCGAGCTGGGGCCCATGTCGGTGCGCGAAGTGTGCCGTGACGCCTTCGCCGCCGATCCGTCGATCGTCGCCGCCGCCGAGGCTGACCTGCAGGCCGTGGCCGAGCGTGATCCGGCGATCAAGACGCTGTTGCAGCCGTTCCTCTACTTCAAGGGCTTCCAGGCGCTGCAGGCCTGGCGGGTGTCGCACTGGCTGTGGACCCAGGGCCGCGAGACGCTGGCCTTCCATTTCCAGAGCCGGATTTCAGAGCTGTTCCAGGTCGACATCCATCCGGCGGCGAAGCTGGGGTCGGGCCTGTTCCTCGACCACGGCACGGGGATCGTGATCGGCGAGACGGCGGTGGTCGGCGACGAGGTGTCGATGCTGCACGCCGTGACCCTGGGCGGAACCGGTGCCGATCGGGGCGACCGGCATCCGAAGATCGGCAAGGGCGTCCTGCTGGGGGCCGGGGCCAAGGTGCTGGGCAACATCACGGTCGGCGACTACGCCAAGGTCGCGTCGGGTTCGGTGGTGCTGAAGCCGGTGCCGGCGCACTGCACGGTGGCCGGGGTGCCCGCGCGGCTGGTCAACTGCCCGACGGATGCGACGCCGGCGCGCACGATGGACCATACGCTGGCCGACATCGTCTACGACTTCGTCATTTGA
- a CDS encoding DUF3126 family protein, with protein MNTADMKRVETHLKRTFNTGGIILKPRGKPNDSCEVYVGDEFIGVVFEDEDEAGSFMFEMAILAEDLPQD; from the coding sequence ATGAACACCGCCGACATGAAGCGCGTCGAGACGCACCTGAAGCGCACCTTCAACACCGGCGGCATCATCCTGAAGCCGCGCGGCAAGCCCAATGACTCCTGCGAGGTCTATGTCGGCGATGAGTTCATCGGCGTCGTCTTCGAGGACGAGGACGAGGCCGGCAGCTTCATGTTCGAGATGGCCATCCTGGCGGAAGACCTGCCGCAGGACTGA
- a CDS encoding 50S ribosomal protein L11 methyltransferase, which translates to MSESAVQIIARGPRAVAEAAAVSLDSDPLLEGATYSILEEDEDKGIWRIDAFPNDAEDARGIEARLKAHDGLTVKVEKLADADWLAMSLSGLPPVRAGRFFVYGAHDEGIVPNNTVNLKIDAGAAFGTGHHGTTVGCLIAFDELLKKERFERVLDVGCGTGVLAIAAAKTGSKVAVGTDIDQPSVRIANENAKLNMADARFVHAFGLNDRKVRQHGPYDLVFANILAPPLVSLSQDIKNALSLGGVAILSGLLRTQERRVSAAYLSRGFVLERRIHRDAWSALVLRRVG; encoded by the coding sequence ATGTCCGAGTCCGCAGTTCAAATAATCGCGAGGGGCCCGCGCGCCGTCGCCGAGGCCGCCGCCGTGTCGCTGGATTCCGATCCGCTGCTGGAAGGCGCGACCTATTCCATCCTCGAGGAAGACGAGGACAAGGGGATCTGGCGCATCGACGCCTTCCCCAATGACGCCGAAGACGCGCGCGGCATCGAGGCGCGGCTGAAGGCGCATGACGGCCTGACCGTGAAGGTGGAGAAACTGGCCGACGCCGACTGGCTGGCCATGTCGCTGTCGGGCCTGCCGCCGGTGCGCGCCGGACGGTTCTTCGTCTACGGCGCCCATGATGAGGGCATCGTTCCGAACAATACCGTCAATCTGAAGATCGATGCCGGCGCGGCCTTCGGCACCGGCCACCACGGCACCACGGTCGGCTGCCTGATCGCCTTCGACGAACTGCTCAAGAAGGAACGGTTCGAGCGCGTGCTCGACGTGGGCTGCGGCACGGGCGTGCTGGCCATCGCCGCGGCCAAGACGGGATCGAAGGTCGCCGTCGGCACCGACATCGACCAGCCCTCGGTGCGGATCGCGAACGAGAACGCCAAGCTGAACATGGCCGATGCGCGCTTCGTTCACGCCTTCGGCCTGAACGACCGCAAGGTGCGCCAGCACGGCCCCTATGATCTGGTCTTCGCCAACATCCTGGCCCCGCCGCTGGTCTCGCTGTCGCAGGACATCAAGAACGCCCTGAGCCTCGGCGGCGTCGCCATCCTGTCCGGCCTGTTGCGGACGCAGGAGCGGCGGGTGTCGGCGGCCTATCTCTCGCGCGGCTTCGTGCTCGAGCGCCGCATCCATCGCGACGCCTGGAGCGCGCTCGTGCTGAGGCGGGTGGGGTAG
- a CDS encoding aminopeptidase P family protein, protein MRQSFDETTDPSFGAKHLPRVRAKMAEQGLDGLLVPHEDEHQNEYLPAANDRLAWLSGFTGSAGAGVVMKDRAAVFADGRYTVQVRAQVDAAQFEILDLVEGGVPAYLERAPRGSVIGYDPRLHSPDALATLKRAAAKAGAELKPVAPNPLDLAWAEERPEQPTAPVVPHEDRYSGESSASKRARIGAAVAKAGAEAAVLTAPASLAWLFNIRGGDVIRTPLPLGQAVVKADGTAQLFLDPRKVTNELPGWLGDAVTLEAPAALDAALDALSGQKVLVDPGQSPAWYFDRLEATGATVVRGMDPCTLPRACKNPVEIEGTRQAHIRDGAALTRFLHWVDTVGQATLPDERQIAEALEGFREATGALKDLSFDTIAGCGPNGALPHYKPVTRTIRRMEKGSLLLVDGGGQYLDGTTDVTRTMAVGEPTADQRRMFTLVLKGHIAMAVVRFPVGTTGSQLDAMARLPLWMAGHDYDHGTGHGVGSYLGVHEGPQRIAKAPNSQPLLTGMILSNEPGYYREGHWGIRIETLQVVTPPTAIPGGERPMHGFEQLTLAPLDRKLIDVDLLTTDERAYVDAYHAEVLAKVGPLLDGDVLAWLKVQCAPLK, encoded by the coding sequence ATGCGCCAGTCCTTCGATGAAACCACCGATCCGTCCTTCGGGGCCAAACACCTTCCCCGCGTCCGCGCGAAAATGGCCGAGCAGGGGCTCGACGGGCTGCTGGTGCCGCACGAGGACGAGCACCAGAACGAATATCTGCCGGCCGCCAACGACCGGCTGGCCTGGCTGAGCGGCTTCACCGGGTCGGCGGGTGCGGGCGTGGTGATGAAGGACCGGGCGGCGGTGTTCGCCGACGGCCGCTACACCGTTCAGGTCCGGGCCCAGGTGGATGCGGCGCAGTTCGAGATTCTCGACCTCGTGGAAGGCGGCGTGCCGGCGTATCTGGAGCGTGCGCCCAGGGGTTCGGTGATCGGCTATGACCCGCGCCTGCACAGTCCCGATGCGCTCGCGACCTTGAAGCGCGCGGCGGCGAAGGCCGGGGCTGAACTCAAGCCGGTCGCGCCCAACCCGCTCGATCTCGCCTGGGCCGAGGAACGGCCCGAGCAGCCGACCGCCCCCGTGGTGCCGCACGAGGACCGCTACAGCGGCGAGAGCAGCGCCTCCAAGCGCGCCCGCATCGGCGCGGCGGTGGCCAAGGCCGGGGCCGAGGCGGCGGTGCTGACCGCGCCGGCGTCGCTGGCCTGGCTGTTCAACATCCGCGGCGGCGACGTGATCCGCACGCCCCTGCCGCTGGGACAGGCGGTGGTGAAGGCAGACGGCACAGCGCAGCTGTTCCTCGATCCGCGCAAGGTGACCAATGAGTTGCCCGGCTGGCTGGGCGATGCGGTGACGCTGGAGGCTCCGGCTGCGCTGGACGCCGCGCTCGACGCCCTGTCGGGTCAGAAGGTGCTGGTCGATCCGGGCCAGTCGCCGGCCTGGTATTTCGACCGGCTGGAAGCGACCGGCGCGACGGTGGTGCGCGGGATGGACCCCTGCACCCTGCCGCGGGCCTGCAAAAACCCGGTCGAGATCGAAGGGACGCGGCAGGCGCATATCCGCGACGGCGCGGCCCTGACCCGCTTCCTGCACTGGGTCGATACGGTGGGGCAGGCGACCCTGCCCGACGAACGCCAGATCGCCGAGGCGCTGGAGGGATTCCGCGAGGCGACAGGTGCGTTGAAGGACCTGAGCTTCGACACCATCGCGGGCTGCGGGCCGAACGGCGCCCTGCCGCACTACAAGCCGGTGACACGGACGATCCGCCGTATGGAGAAGGGCAGTCTGCTGCTCGTCGACGGCGGCGGCCAGTATCTGGACGGCACCACGGACGTGACCCGGACCATGGCCGTGGGCGAGCCGACGGCGGACCAGCGGCGGATGTTCACCCTCGTGCTCAAGGGCCATATCGCCATGGCCGTGGTGCGCTTCCCGGTGGGCACCACGGGGTCCCAACTGGATGCCATGGCGCGCCTGCCGCTGTGGATGGCCGGCCACGACTATGACCACGGCACCGGCCACGGCGTCGGCAGCTATCTTGGGGTCCACGAGGGCCCGCAACGGATCGCCAAGGCCCCCAACAGCCAGCCGCTGCTGACCGGCATGATCCTGTCCAACGAGCCCGGCTACTACCGCGAGGGCCACTGGGGCATCCGCATCGAGACCCTGCAGGTGGTGACCCCGCCGACGGCCATTCCCGGCGGCGAGCGCCCGATGCACGGGTTCGAGCAGCTGACCCTGGCACCGCTGGATCGCAAGCTGATCGACGTCGATCTGTTGACGACGGACGAGCGCGCCTACGTCGACGCCTATCACGCCGAGGTGCTGGCCAAGGTCGGCCCGCTGCTGGACGGGGACGTGCTGGCCTGGCTGAAGGTGCAGTGCGCGCCCTTGAAATAA
- a CDS encoding aldo/keto reductase: MKTRKLGRSGPEVSAIGLGCMGMASFYGQPSIEAEASAVIHRALDLGVTFLDTAEMYGPHTNEIQIGKALADRRDKAFVATKFGIGYNADRTALAVDGSPANVRRAIEGSLQRLGMDHVDLYYLHRVDANTPIEETVGAMGELVKEGKVRFLGLSEASPATLRRGHAEHPITALQTEYSLWSREPEDELFATCDELGIGFVPYSPLGRGFLSGDIKSVEDLAADDFRRTNPRFLGENFQKNIDLVHAVAAIAADKGVSAAQLALAWVLAQGETLVPIPGTRRVRTLEENAAAADLVLTADDLAQIEAVFPKGAASGHRYAEAARAALNR, translated from the coding sequence ATGAAGACGCGCAAACTCGGCCGCAGCGGTCCTGAGGTTTCGGCCATCGGCCTCGGCTGCATGGGCATGGCGTCCTTCTATGGACAGCCGTCGATCGAGGCCGAGGCGTCGGCCGTGATCCACCGCGCGCTCGATCTCGGTGTCACCTTCCTCGACACGGCCGAGATGTACGGCCCGCACACCAACGAAATCCAGATCGGCAAGGCGCTGGCGGATCGTCGGGACAAGGCGTTCGTCGCGACCAAATTCGGCATCGGCTACAATGCCGACCGCACCGCCCTGGCCGTGGACGGCTCGCCGGCCAATGTGCGCCGCGCCATCGAGGGCAGCCTGCAGCGGCTGGGGATGGATCACGTCGATCTCTACTATCTGCACCGGGTCGATGCGAACACGCCGATCGAGGAGACGGTCGGGGCGATGGGCGAGCTGGTGAAGGAGGGCAAGGTGCGCTTCCTCGGCCTGTCCGAGGCCTCGCCGGCGACCCTGCGCCGGGGACATGCCGAACATCCGATCACCGCGCTGCAGACCGAATACTCCCTGTGGAGCCGCGAGCCCGAAGACGAACTGTTCGCGACCTGCGACGAACTCGGCATCGGCTTTGTGCCTTACAGCCCGCTGGGGCGGGGCTTCCTGTCGGGCGACATCAAGTCGGTCGAGGACCTCGCGGCCGACGACTTCCGCCGCACCAACCCGCGCTTTCTCGGCGAGAATTTCCAGAAGAACATCGACCTCGTCCACGCCGTCGCGGCCATCGCGGCGGACAAGGGCGTGAGCGCGGCGCAGCTGGCCCTGGCCTGGGTGCTGGCGCAGGGAGAGACGCTGGTTCCGATCCCTGGCACGCGCCGCGTCCGGACGCTGGAGGAGAACGCCGCGGCAGCCGATCTGGTACTGACGGCCGACGATCTGGCGCAGATCGAGGCGGTGTTCCCGAAGGGGGCGGCATCCGGCCACCGCTATGCCGAAGCGGCGCGGGCGGCGTTGAACCGCTAG